In one Sporomusa sphaeroides DSM 2875 genomic region, the following are encoded:
- a CDS encoding DUF4130 domain-containing protein, which yields MIICSQSPWPIIKAALLAQIHNDLPCFHSEQDSLGLFKDTTVYNADEIPLAALLKQVSDTCGLNAAWLLDSPGQTLTRLVAANLRYQAADRSAVIFAAAEQAIRYGHSYCFCGIGDISRMFLSRAKVVSHEVHKMLGFIRFHPAPDNTLVARPKLFHQTADLILKKFVARYPNTRLVFLLEDTALVLMEGKLTQTAAAPYLPYLENQDFAAAWETYYQSQYIAARKNIKLAQHVIPKKYWNWLAEGKILESEASK from the coding sequence GTGATCATCTGCTCACAGTCGCCATGGCCGATCATTAAAGCCGCGCTGCTGGCTCAAATACATAATGACCTGCCTTGCTTCCACAGCGAACAGGATAGTCTCGGCCTGTTTAAGGATACCACCGTATATAATGCGGACGAAATACCCCTGGCAGCCTTGCTCAAACAGGTATCTGACACCTGCGGTCTGAACGCCGCCTGGCTGCTGGACAGCCCTGGGCAGACGCTCACACGGCTGGTGGCGGCCAATCTGCGTTATCAGGCGGCCGACCGGTCGGCTGTCATTTTTGCGGCAGCCGAACAGGCTATCCGTTACGGACATTCCTATTGTTTCTGCGGTATTGGTGATATCAGCCGGATGTTTCTTTCCCGCGCCAAGGTAGTATCGCACGAAGTGCACAAGATGCTGGGGTTTATCCGCTTTCACCCGGCTCCGGACAATACCCTGGTGGCACGGCCAAAACTGTTTCATCAAACCGCTGATCTCATTTTAAAAAAGTTTGTTGCCCGTTACCCGAACACCCGGCTTGTTTTCCTGCTGGAAGATACGGCACTGGTATTAATGGAGGGCAAGCTAACACAGACTGCCGCCGCCCCTTACTTGCCTTATCTGGAAAATCAGGATTTTGCCGCCGCCTGGGAAACTTATTATCAGTCACAGTATATTGCCGCCCGCAAAAACATCAAACTAGCCCAGCATGTCATTCCGAAAAAATACTGGAATTGGCTGGCCGAAGGCAAAATACTGGAAAGTGAGGCTTCTAAATAA
- a CDS encoding tRNA 2-thiocytidine biosynthesis TtcA family protein, which translates to MHKHLPQPYFSRFVRAIIEFDMLQDGDKILVGLSGGKDSLFLTYALAVLKDISPVKFELGAFTLDPLFTTDFDPAPLLDFCTRLGIPFGTSQANIAGIIENNAGKDPCFTCAFFRRGAVNNYAKQHGYNKVALAHHHDDAVETFYMGLLYAGHLKTFAPVTYLSRTGLTVIRPLVYFREKELRESVSLHGLTPIASPCPMNGKTKRQEIKERIAALEAADPAFYAHLAAAMRGGKAAELWPEPPERRQLKVKHDAFWRQNRQ; encoded by the coding sequence ATGCATAAACACCTGCCGCAACCGTACTTCAGCCGGTTTGTCAGAGCAATTATCGAATTTGACATGCTCCAGGACGGGGACAAAATCCTTGTCGGCCTGTCCGGCGGCAAAGACAGCCTGTTTCTGACCTATGCCCTGGCAGTTCTCAAAGACATTTCACCGGTAAAATTTGAGCTGGGCGCCTTTACCCTTGACCCCCTGTTCACTACTGATTTTGACCCTGCGCCGTTGCTGGATTTTTGTACCAGGCTGGGGATTCCTTTTGGCACCAGCCAAGCCAATATTGCCGGTATCATTGAGAATAACGCCGGGAAGGACCCTTGTTTCACCTGTGCCTTTTTCCGGCGCGGTGCCGTAAATAATTATGCCAAACAACACGGCTACAACAAAGTAGCTCTGGCACACCATCACGATGATGCGGTAGAAACCTTCTATATGGGACTGCTGTACGCCGGTCACTTAAAAACCTTTGCTCCGGTAACCTATTTAAGCCGTACCGGTCTTACCGTCATTCGCCCGCTGGTATACTTCCGGGAAAAAGAGCTCCGGGAAAGCGTCAGCCTGCACGGCTTAACACCCATTGCCAGTCCCTGCCCGATGAACGGTAAAACCAAACGCCAGGAAATCAAAGAACGGATTGCCGCGCTGGAAGCAGCCGACCCGGCGTTTTACGCCCACCTTGCCGCCGCCATGCGCGGCGGCAAGGCTGCCGAACTCTGGCCGGAACCACCCGAGCGCCGCCAGCTCAAAGTCAAGCATGACGCCTTTTGGCGGCAAAACCGGCAATAA
- a CDS encoding cache domain-containing protein produces MQVLGRLFNCINALLGLNTLKSLLRFWGFMLVLLPCITLMLIFTYYELQNTKRESAENLEQMITMQQDTIDKWFHERAAVIRDMANWPVLKAETEDIESIDARIRQFLQSQDEFSAVIYVNKAGVTVAAPFATAGIDISDRPYYQKAAQGQEYISDVLTARGAADGQPVVVFSAPVFDEHRQFKGLMLGAVKLATIDKIMKQFQFGRTGETYLINQQGLMITESRFIGQLVKNGVAKDNARLSFPINGETLQVVSQGKTGTAAYTNYRGQEVIGAYRQLINRDWIIIGEVEKGEILESFYRQISIMLICFLVLMLATLPLTMVLEKRLATPIRRLIAGADAMRAGDYSYRVEQSLIDVSVSEIKTLCNVFNYMAENIRTKTETLNDANQALTVARDAALAASVAKSQFLANMSHEIRTPLNAILGMGELLGETPLTPEQEKYVRVSRSAGENLLNLINDILDLSKIELGHPTLNKSEFDLFIAVEETCQIILLQAQQKGIALHWHIKPETPSRLVGDPVRLQQVLINLLANAVKFTEAGEVTLEVSQRSQPEADFVELLFVVRDTGIGIPQDKLGPIFERFTQVDASDTRKYGGTGLGLAIAKRLVELMEGRIWVESMLGVGSTFYFTVIVGQGNETTEAAHLSCTGFITCQQPMPEAIRQEPLNILLVEDSADNQLLIEAYLKKTPYKLDIADNGQIAVEKFMARQYDLVFMDMQMPVLDGYQATRTIRNWEQEQGRTRTPIIALTAYALQEDGIKTRDSGCDAHLTKPIKKRVLLDAIAHFARRNLM; encoded by the coding sequence ATGCAGGTACTTGGCCGTTTGTTTAATTGCATCAATGCTCTGCTTGGGCTTAATACCCTCAAGTCGTTGCTGCGGTTTTGGGGATTTATGCTGGTTTTGCTGCCTTGTATTACGTTAATGCTTATTTTTACTTATTACGAGCTGCAGAATACCAAGCGGGAAAGCGCCGAGAATCTCGAGCAGATGATTACGATGCAGCAGGATACCATTGATAAGTGGTTTCATGAGCGCGCTGCCGTCATTAGAGATATGGCCAACTGGCCGGTGCTTAAAGCCGAAACAGAGGATATTGAGTCTATCGATGCAAGAATCCGGCAGTTCCTGCAAAGTCAGGATGAATTTTCTGCTGTCATTTATGTAAATAAAGCGGGAGTTACGGTTGCTGCCCCGTTTGCGACGGCAGGAATTGATATATCTGACCGTCCTTATTATCAGAAAGCCGCCCAGGGACAGGAATATATAAGTGATGTGCTGACAGCACGGGGGGCCGCCGACGGGCAGCCTGTAGTTGTTTTTTCAGCACCTGTCTTTGACGAACACCGTCAATTTAAAGGTCTGATGCTGGGAGCGGTCAAGCTTGCCACCATTGACAAGATTATGAAGCAGTTTCAGTTTGGACGTACAGGAGAAACCTATCTGATTAATCAACAGGGGTTAATGATTACCGAGTCGCGGTTTATTGGTCAACTGGTAAAAAACGGGGTTGCCAAGGATAATGCCAGGCTGAGTTTCCCGATTAACGGCGAAACGCTGCAAGTGGTCAGCCAGGGCAAAACAGGTACTGCCGCCTATACCAACTACCGCGGCCAAGAGGTTATCGGTGCCTATCGCCAGCTGATTAACCGTGACTGGATTATCATTGGCGAGGTTGAAAAAGGGGAAATATTAGAGTCCTTTTACCGGCAAATCAGCATTATGCTTATCTGTTTCCTGGTATTAATGCTGGCGACCCTGCCATTAACCATGGTGCTGGAAAAGCGGCTGGCAACTCCCATCAGGCGGTTGATCGCCGGGGCAGACGCCATGCGGGCCGGTGATTATAGCTACCGGGTTGAGCAGAGCCTTATTGATGTTTCGGTTTCGGAGATCAAAACCCTATGCAATGTTTTCAATTATATGGCGGAAAACATCCGTACGAAAACAGAAACGCTGAATGATGCCAATCAGGCGCTTACTGTTGCCAGAGATGCAGCTCTCGCAGCCTCGGTGGCAAAATCACAGTTTTTAGCCAATATGAGTCATGAGATCCGCACGCCGTTAAATGCAATTTTAGGAATGGGCGAGCTGCTGGGAGAAACCCCGCTTACGCCTGAACAGGAAAAATATGTGCGGGTGTCCCGGTCGGCCGGAGAAAATTTACTTAATCTTATCAACGATATCCTGGATCTTTCCAAGATAGAGCTTGGGCATCCAACTTTAAATAAAAGCGAGTTTGATTTATTTATCGCGGTGGAAGAGACTTGTCAGATTATACTGCTGCAGGCCCAGCAAAAGGGCATTGCGCTTCACTGGCATATCAAGCCGGAAACACCTTCCCGTCTGGTTGGTGATCCGGTTCGCTTGCAGCAGGTGCTCATCAACCTGCTGGCCAATGCCGTTAAATTCACGGAAGCCGGTGAGGTTACGCTTGAGGTATCGCAAAGAAGCCAACCGGAAGCCGACTTTGTCGAATTGCTATTTGTTGTGCGCGATACCGGTATTGGCATTCCTCAGGACAAGCTCGGACCTATTTTCGAGAGGTTTACACAGGTTGACGCTTCCGATACCCGGAAATATGGCGGCACCGGCTTAGGGCTGGCCATTGCCAAGCGTTTGGTGGAATTAATGGAAGGCCGTATTTGGGTGGAAAGTATGCTGGGAGTGGGCAGTACTTTTTACTTTACCGTAATAGTTGGTCAGGGAAATGAAACTACAGAAGCCGCTCACCTGTCCTGCACCGGGTTTATCACCTGTCAGCAGCCAATGCCTGAAGCCATCCGGCAGGAGCCTCTGAATATTTTGCTGGTGGAAGACTCGGCAGATAACCAGCTGCTGATTGAGGCCTATCTCAAAAAGACTCCGTATAAGCTGGATATAGCTGACAATGGCCAGATTGCTGTGGAAAAGTTTATGGCCCGCCAATATGATTTAGTGTTTATGGATATGCAAATGCCGGTGCTGGATGGCTATCAGGCCACCAGAACCATCAGAAACTGGGAACAGGAACAGGGCCGTACCCGTACACCCATTATTGCCCTGACAGCGTATGCGTTGCAGGAAGATGGCATAAAAACACGTGATTCAGGCTGTGATGCCCATCTCACCAAACCCATTAAGAAGCGTGTTCTGTTGGATGCTATAGCACATTTTGCGAGGAGGAACCTGATGTGA
- a CDS encoding putative DNA modification/repair radical SAM protein: MKTLDPLAKLKILGEGAKYDVCASTATRVKKPGQWNIGATAPSGICHSFTPDGRCISLFKVLLTNYCEKDCAYCPNRAGRDVARTKFAADELAGLFMEFYRRNYVEGLFLSSGVTHSTGHTMSEILKVAEVLRSRYKFGGYIHLKILPGAADADVAAAMRFANRVSLNMEAPSAAHLARLSSSKNFTGEILDGMAKISRHLRNHPGVSHSTQYIVGAAQEADQDILQSVTSLYHQYNLKRAYFSAFQPVDGTPLATVGQTPLLRENRLYQSDFLLRLYGFRYSDLVFDTCGNLDQDLDPKLAYALHHPEIFPLEINKASFQDLLKVPGLGPRSAAKIVRVRREYRFTQPAELKNAGLVLKRALSFITIDGRFYGDRIKLAKPNRQNYTQLSLWGDTRDHLLTVAMADH; the protein is encoded by the coding sequence ATGAAAACGCTGGACCCACTGGCTAAGCTGAAAATTTTGGGCGAAGGGGCTAAATATGATGTGTGTGCCTCAACCGCCACCAGAGTAAAAAAGCCCGGACAATGGAATATTGGGGCAACCGCCCCCAGCGGCATATGTCATTCCTTTACTCCTGACGGACGCTGCATTTCCCTGTTTAAGGTGCTATTGACAAATTACTGTGAAAAAGACTGTGCCTATTGTCCCAACCGCGCCGGACGCGATGTCGCCCGCACCAAGTTTGCTGCCGATGAATTGGCCGGACTATTTATGGAATTTTACCGCCGCAATTATGTGGAAGGCTTGTTTTTAAGTTCAGGTGTTACCCACTCCACCGGCCATACCATGAGTGAAATCCTTAAAGTGGCGGAAGTCCTCCGCAGCCGCTACAAATTTGGCGGCTACATCCATCTTAAAATTTTGCCGGGTGCCGCCGATGCCGATGTGGCCGCCGCCATGCGGTTTGCCAACAGGGTATCGCTGAATATGGAGGCTCCCAGCGCCGCTCATTTGGCCCGGCTTAGCAGCAGCAAGAACTTTACCGGCGAGATACTTGACGGTATGGCCAAAATCAGCCGCCACCTGAGAAATCATCCGGGAGTCAGTCATTCCACCCAATATATTGTGGGCGCTGCCCAGGAAGCCGACCAAGATATTTTGCAGTCGGTAACCAGCCTCTACCACCAGTACAACCTGAAACGCGCGTATTTCAGCGCCTTTCAGCCGGTAGACGGTACACCGCTTGCCACCGTGGGCCAGACACCGCTGCTGCGGGAAAACCGCCTGTACCAGTCTGACTTTCTCCTGCGCCTCTACGGGTTTCGCTACAGTGATTTGGTTTTTGATACCTGCGGCAATCTGGATCAGGACCTTGATCCCAAACTGGCCTATGCGCTCCATCATCCTGAAATCTTTCCACTGGAAATAAATAAGGCCTCGTTTCAGGACTTGCTCAAAGTGCCCGGCCTGGGCCCGCGCTCGGCCGCCAAAATTGTCCGGGTCCGCCGTGAATACCGCTTCACACAGCCGGCAGAATTAAAAAATGCCGGGTTAGTGCTTAAACGCGCATTATCCTTCATTACCATCGATGGCCGGTTTTATGGCGACCGCATCAAACTCGCCAAACCCAACCGCCAAAATTATACGCAACTCAGTTTATGGGGGGACACACGTGATCATCTGCTCACAGTCGCCATGGCCGATCATTAA
- a CDS encoding DUF3786 domain-containing protein — protein sequence MASSYQFAYDKAVADLKEKKPAVVCHNAVAEYSAISGTYVVPFFQKPYVVNVAGGEVYEQATGRRCALGTGMLILHYLAFAQDVEPSGKWITLKEVPNGGMVFFPAFKKEVLDGLVNTFQHDLPAFDRAAAAFGGEKLKMAHSAYSFQAFPRVPLAVLLWEADEEFGGNANFLFDTTVEYFSPVETIICFGYYLGYKLAQASGLPIAGRKEDPLWD from the coding sequence ATGGCATCAAGCTATCAGTTTGCCTATGATAAGGCGGTCGCCGACTTAAAAGAAAAGAAGCCGGCAGTTGTATGTCATAATGCTGTGGCCGAGTATTCGGCAATTTCCGGAACCTATGTAGTTCCTTTTTTCCAAAAGCCTTATGTGGTGAATGTTGCCGGCGGTGAGGTTTATGAGCAGGCAACCGGCCGGCGTTGTGCCTTGGGCACCGGGATGCTGATTCTGCATTATCTGGCTTTTGCCCAGGATGTTGAACCGTCCGGGAAATGGATAACCTTAAAAGAAGTACCCAATGGCGGCATGGTTTTTTTTCCAGCCTTTAAAAAAGAGGTGCTGGACGGTCTGGTAAATACCTTTCAGCATGACTTGCCCGCCTTTGACCGCGCCGCCGCTGCCTTTGGCGGCGAAAAGCTAAAAATGGCGCATAGTGCTTACTCTTTCCAGGCTTTCCCCCGGGTGCCGCTGGCGGTATTGCTGTGGGAAGCCGATGAGGAGTTTGGCGGCAACGCCAATTTCTTATTTGACACCACGGTGGAATACTTTTCACCGGTGGAGACCATTATCTGTTTTGGCTATTATCTGGGGTATAAGCTGGCACAGGCATCCGGGCTGCCCATTGCAGGCCGAAAGGAAGACCCGTTATGGGATTAA
- a CDS encoding divergent polysaccharide deacetylase family protein: MAKKRSNHFIWILALMGVLAVIMYYQFGQKPAQPPEPGYNMEKTGAGVILDFSEQSLKLHAAVDSGLANSKVTPREVKEAKREVPRTGVEGIIRWHTRNILLELPETVSPETLEQAIKPLAANAGGKVIGTEPDNYNGTSAVRIDVGIQDSLNNEPLTLVTDRIYIIKEKKAVPSKPKPKVERKSGSMAIIIDDFGYTREPIAGFANMGRPITFAVLPYRAYSNEAATRALSAGHLVMLHLPLEPLSAAEETEPTVITVAMSDAEIKDKVAKAIAATPGVKGVNNHQGSKATADRRVMKTVLGVIKANNLFFIDSRTNGQTIAAETSRQLGLRTGENELFLDNSSDIELIKDQLRKAVKMAQKNGSVTVIGHARPNTVTAVREMIPEIEAGGIRLVYVNELLD; encoded by the coding sequence ATGGCAAAGAAACGAAGCAATCATTTTATCTGGATACTCGCGCTTATGGGTGTTTTGGCAGTTATTATGTATTATCAGTTCGGCCAAAAGCCGGCTCAGCCTCCTGAGCCCGGCTACAATATGGAAAAAACAGGAGCCGGGGTAATACTTGACTTTTCCGAGCAGTCATTAAAACTTCATGCGGCGGTTGACAGCGGTTTGGCAAATAGTAAGGTAACTCCCCGGGAGGTAAAGGAAGCCAAGCGGGAAGTTCCCCGGACAGGTGTAGAGGGGATTATCCGCTGGCACACCCGGAATATTTTGCTGGAACTGCCGGAAACCGTATCGCCTGAAACTCTGGAACAAGCCATCAAGCCGCTTGCTGCCAATGCCGGCGGCAAGGTCATCGGCACAGAACCGGACAACTATAACGGCACATCGGCGGTCCGCATTGATGTTGGCATTCAAGATAGCCTGAACAATGAACCGCTTACCTTAGTAACTGACCGGATATATATTATCAAAGAGAAAAAGGCAGTGCCGTCCAAACCTAAGCCTAAGGTTGAGCGGAAATCAGGCAGTATGGCCATTATCATTGACGATTTTGGCTATACCAGAGAACCGATTGCCGGTTTTGCCAACATGGGGCGCCCGATAACCTTTGCTGTGCTGCCCTATCGTGCGTACAGCAATGAAGCCGCAACACGCGCTTTGAGCGCCGGCCATCTGGTGATGCTGCATTTGCCGCTGGAACCGCTGTCGGCCGCCGAGGAGACTGAGCCCACAGTAATTACTGTTGCTATGAGTGATGCGGAAATCAAGGATAAGGTGGCAAAAGCCATTGCTGCCACACCTGGGGTGAAGGGCGTCAATAACCATCAAGGTTCGAAGGCTACGGCGGACCGCCGGGTAATGAAAACCGTGCTTGGGGTGATCAAAGCCAACAATCTGTTCTTTATCGACAGCCGCACCAACGGGCAGACCATTGCTGCCGAGACTTCGCGGCAGCTGGGGCTCAGGACCGGGGAAAACGAACTGTTTTTAGACAATAGTTCTGATATTGAACTGATAAAAGACCAACTGCGTAAAGCCGTGAAAATGGCGCAAAAAAATGGCAGTGTGACAGTTATTGGCCATGCCCGGCCCAATACGGTTACTGCCGTGCGGGAAATGATTCCCGAAATAGAAGCCGGCGGTATCCGGCTGGTATATGTGAACGAATTGCTTGATTAA